The genomic window CTGACCGGACTCCGCGTTCGCGCCCCTCGGTCGGTCACCCTTCCACGTCAGTGTCGGCACTTATTCCGCCCCGGTCGAATCGTTCAGTCGGCGGGGTGGGAGTCCTGTCGTTGCCGACACGCTCCGTCCGGTCTGGGGGGATCGGACCCGCCACCGGCTGCGACGATCCACTGTCAGAGGCACGGGCATCGTCACGCAGCCATCGATCGGTAGCCACACTCGGAACGAGTGCTACCACCGACCGACAGTCGGTGGTTTGGGGGTGGCTCTCAGCGACCTATTTTGAAGATCGATTCGTGCGACGAGAGGAAACTGCAGACCCGTTCAGTCGCCGGTCAGCGCCTCGCTCGCGGGCGCGAACTCGATCGTCTGTCCGCGCCCCTCGCGCTCGGCGCGCTCGTAGAGCATGTGCGCCGCGGCGACCGTCTCGATGCCCGTCCCGCCGCTGTCGAAGAGCGTGATCTCGTCGTCGCTCGTCCGCCCCGGCGCCTCGCCGGCGACGACCTCGCCCAGTTCGGCGTGGATGTCGCCCTCGGTGACGGCGCCCTCCTGGACGGCCAGCATGAACTCGCCGGAGTCGAACGTCGCGCGCTCTCGGAGGTCGGGGACGTACGTCGCCCGCTCGATCGTCCGCGTGTCCACCTCCCGTTTGTCCGGCGAGTACTGGCCCATCGCCGTGACGTGCGTCCCGGGCTCGAGGGCGTCGCCGTCGAACACCGGCTCGCCGGCCTTCGTCGCCGTGATGACGACGTCCGCACCGGAGACCGCGGCCTCGCTCGAGTCGACCGCGCGGACGTCGGCTGCGAGGGCGTCGTCGAAGTCGGCGGCGAAGGCCTCGCGGTTCTCAGGGGTCGGCGAGTAGACCCGGATGTCGGAGAACTCGCGGACGGTCGCGGTCGCGCGCAGTTGGCCCCGCGCCTGCGCGCCGCTTCCGATGACGGCGAGGGCGTCCGCGTCCTCGCGTGCGAGTACGTCGACCGCGACGGCGCCCGCCGCGCCGGTCTTGTGCGGGTTCATGCTGGCGCCGTCGAGCAGGGCGAGCGGGGCACCGCTGTCGGCGTCGAAGAGGGGCGTCATAAACCACGCGTCACCGGCACCGAAGCCGGCGCTGTACATGTAGCCGCCCATCGCGCCGGTCTCGGGGAGGACGGCCGCGTAGCTCGTCAGCATTCCCTCGGGGTCGGCGCGGAAGAACTTCGAGCGCGGCTGGGCGGGCGCGCCCTCGCCGCGCTGGCGGTACCCCTCGCGGACGGCGTCGACGTAGTCGGCGGGCGTCGCGAGGTCGGTCACGTCGTCACTCGAGAGAAACAGGGTCGAAGTCATGCGGGAAAACGGAACGCGAGCGGAGATAAAGACCGGGGAGACGAGACGCAGATCAGTCGGCGTTCATCGGCGGCCGCGTGGACTTGGGTTCGTCCGCACCGTCTGCGGGCGTGTTGACGAACATCGCGTGCCCGATGATCGCCATCGCGACGAACGCGCCGACGGGCACCGCAGCCGTCAACGAGAGTCCCACGAGCGTGAGGGCTGCGGTGATGCCGAGCAGTGCGACTGGGATGAGGCCGAGAACAATGTCGTAATATCCAGTCATAATCTATACTATGATATGAGGAATAGGCATATAAGCGTTTTCCATAATCGCCCGATACTGGATCGATTTCTCATTCGTATATAGCGTAGGGGATCTGCATAACTTATGAGTTGCTTATCACTCGGTTTTCCGGCCGTCGCTCGGATCGATTTCCCGGCCAGTTCGAGTGAGATATCGTATATTATCTCGACAGCTTGGATTGCTAATCGCGGGAGGGGAACGGGATTGTGGGCCGCCGAAATCGGAACAATTCCGACCCCATACATAATCATCATACATCGTATTTCATTCAGTCGTCGAGATAGGTTGTCCCGTTTCTGATACGTCTCGAGATCGATCGAGCGGGCGGGTCATCGCACGCGACGAGGGCCACCGGGCGTGATCGACGGCGTTTCGCCGCGCGAAAGCGAGGCAAAGACTGGTAGAGTAGAGTAGAGTAGAGTAGAGTAGAGTAGAGTAGAGTAGAGTACGCCAACGAGTGTCATTCCATCCGTGTTCGTCCACGTCGCCGTCGCCGGAGTAGTGGAGACGGAACTGCTGGACGATCGGTTCGACGCCAAAGTGATCCCACTCGTTCCGTTCGTCACTGCGAGTATCGACAGCGATACGCTGATCGAACTCCTCGTGCCCGGCGCGCACCGAACCCTGTTTCACAACGGCTAGATCGTTCTCGTTCCCGCGGCGCTCCTCTTCTGGGACGGCAGCCGTCGAGAATCGTCGACCGTCCGCGAGCGCCGGGACGAGTACGGCTATCGAGTCGGCCGGATACTCAGCGCGGCGGTAGTCTCGTCACGCGTTGTTCATCCGCTTGCTCTCGCGGTTACCACAGCGCGAGCACTCGCGGACGCGGTACGGTTCCCGGGAGTACTGAGCGGTGTCCCCGTCACCTTCGGTTATCAACTGGATCGAGATCTCGTGGAGCGTATCGGTTCCGCAGACGTCACACGGTTCGGTCATCCCGTCTGATACACCGTTCGTCGTTGCCATACTCGTATCTCACACCGCTCCCGGATATATCGTCGCCAGCGACTGCG from Haloterrigena sp. KLK7 includes these protein-coding regions:
- a CDS encoding ornithine cyclodeaminase family protein — translated: MTSTLFLSSDDVTDLATPADYVDAVREGYRQRGEGAPAQPRSKFFRADPEGMLTSYAAVLPETGAMGGYMYSAGFGAGDAWFMTPLFDADSGAPLALLDGASMNPHKTGAAGAVAVDVLAREDADALAVIGSGAQARGQLRATATVREFSDIRVYSPTPENREAFAADFDDALAADVRAVDSSEAAVSGADVVITATKAGEPVFDGDALEPGTHVTAMGQYSPDKREVDTRTIERATYVPDLRERATFDSGEFMLAVQEGAVTEGDIHAELGEVVAGEAPGRTSDDEITLFDSGGTGIETVAAAHMLYERAEREGRGQTIEFAPASEALTGD